One genomic window of Hymenobacter sp. BRD128 includes the following:
- a CDS encoding RNA polymerase sigma factor: MELLKPEEERELVQRLYARDEVAMALFYQKYRQALRLTIWRIVRQDDLTEDVLQECMLKCWVAFPTYDASRGRLFTWASNIGQNLAIDLLRKQRRRALRTLTLSEELATTQVALTTFHPEHIGVREWVALLLPTDQQLIDLLYFQGYTQVETAEELQVPLGTVKSRSRRIIRMLSRIVT; encoded by the coding sequence ATGGAACTACTTAAACCAGAAGAAGAGCGTGAACTCGTGCAGCGACTGTACGCTCGGGATGAAGTAGCGATGGCCCTCTTTTATCAAAAATATCGACAAGCTTTGCGCTTGACTATTTGGCGTATTGTTCGTCAAGATGACTTAACTGAGGATGTGCTTCAGGAATGCATGCTCAAATGCTGGGTAGCTTTTCCCACCTACGATGCCAGCAGGGGTCGACTATTCACCTGGGCGTCGAATATTGGCCAGAATCTGGCCATTGACCTCTTACGTAAGCAGCGCCGGAGAGCCCTGCGCACCCTGACCCTATCCGAAGAGCTAGCAACCACGCAAGTTGCCCTAACAACTTTTCACCCCGAGCATATCGGCGTTCGGGAGTGGGTGGCCTTACTGCTGCCTACTGACCAGCAGCTGATTGACCTTCTGTACTTTCAAGGCTACACGCAGGTGGAAACGGCGGAAGAACTGCAAGTTCCCTTGGGCACCGTAAAATCACGGTCCCGGCGAATTATTCGTATGCTATCCAGAATAGTAACTTGA